One window of Equus quagga isolate Etosha38 chromosome 4, UCLA_HA_Equagga_1.0, whole genome shotgun sequence genomic DNA carries:
- the B3GALT1 gene encoding beta-1,3-galactosyltransferase 1 codes for MASKVSCLYVLTVVCWASALWYLSVTRPTSSYTGTKPFSHLTVARKNFTFGNIRTRPINPHSFEFLINEPNKCEKNVPFLVILISTTHKEFDARQAIRETWGDENNFKGIKIATLFLLGKNADPVLNQMVEQESQIFHDIIVEDFIDSYHNLTLKTLMGMRWVATFCSKAKYVMKTDSDIFVNMDNLIYKLLKPSTKPRRRYFTGYVINGGPIRDVRSKWYMPRDLYPDSNYPPFCSGTGYIFSADVAELIYKTSLHTRLLHLEDVYVGLCLRKLGIHPFQNSGFNHWKMAYSLCRYRRVITVHQISPEEMHRIWNDMSSKKHLRC; via the coding sequence ATGGCTTCAAAGGTCTCCTGTTTGTATGTTTTGACAGTTGTGTGCTGGGCCAGCGCTCTCTGGTACTTGAGTGTAACTCGTCCGACTTCCTCCTACACTGGCACCAAGCCATTCAGCCACCTAACAGTTGCCAGGAAAAACTTCACGTTTGGCAATATAAGAACTCGACCTATAAACCCACATTCTTTTGAATTTCTCATAAATGAACCCAACAAGTGTGAgaaaaatgttccttttcttgTTATCCTCATCAGCACCACCCACAAAGAATTCGATGCCCGCCAGGCAATCCGAGAGACCTGGGGGGATGAGAACAACTTCAAAGGGATCAAGATAGccaccctcttcctcctgggcaaGAATGCTGATCCTGTCCTCAATCAGATGGTGGAGCAAGAGAGCCAAATCTTCCACGATATTATCGTGGAGGACTTCATTGACTCCTACCATAACCTTACCCTCAAAACATTAATGGGGATGAGATGGGTGGCCACTTTTTGTTCAAAAGCCAAATATGTCATGAAAACAGACAGTGACATTTTTGTAAACATGGACAACCTTATTTATAAACTACTAAAACCCTCCACCAAGCCAAGAAGAAGGTATTTTACTGGCTATGTCATCAATGGAGGGCCAATCCGGGACGTCCGCAGTAAATGGTATATGCCCAGGGATTTGTACCCTGACAGTAACTACCCACCATTCTGTTCAGGGACTGGCTATATCTTTTCAGCTGATGTGGCTGAACTCATTTACAAGACCTCACTCCACACAAGGCTGCTTCACCTTGAAGATGTGTATGTGGGACTGTGTCTTCGAAAACTGGGCATACACCCTTTCCAGAACAGTGGCTTCAATCACTGGAAAATGGCCTACAGTTTGTGTAGGTATCGCCGAGTTATCACCGTGCATCAGATCTCTCCAGAAGAAATGCACAGAATCTGGAATGACATGTCAAGCAAGAAACATCTCAGATGTTAG